A window from Drosophila yakuba strain Tai18E2 chromosome 3L, Prin_Dyak_Tai18E2_2.1, whole genome shotgun sequence encodes these proteins:
- the LOC6532646 gene encoding transient receptor potential cation channel subfamily A member 1 isoform X1: MPKLYNGVYSGQCGALSPPDLMEAQPKLLPKPRSNSSGSTGRNSKYWIFSMIIERSAGPKRLEIDGDDADTPLEAILPAEPPAEVCLLRDSPFRILRAAESGNLDDFKRLFMADNSRIALKDAKGRTAAHQAAARNRVNILRYIRDQNGDFNAKDNAGNTPLHIAVECDAYDALDYLLSIPVDTGVLNEKKQAPVHLATELNKVKSLRVMGQYRNVIDIQQGGEHGRTALHLAAIYDHEECARILITEFDACPRKPCNNGYYPIHEAAKNASSKTMEVFFQWGEQRGCTREEMISFYDSEGNVPLHSAVHGGDIKAVELCLKSGAKISTQQHDLSTPVHLACAQGAIDIVKLMFEMQPMEKRLCLSCTDVQKMTPLHCASMFDHPDIVSYLVAEGADINALDKEHRSPLLLAASRSGWKTVHLLIRLGACISVKDAAARNVLHFVIMNGGRLTDFAEQVANCQTQAQLKLLLNEKDSMGCSPLHYASRDGHIRSLENLIRLGACINLKNNNNESPLHFAARYGRYNTVRQLLDSEKGSFIINESDGAGMTPLHISSQQGHTRVVQLLLNRGALLHRDHTGRNPLQLAAMSGYTETIELLHSVHSHLLDQVDKDGNTALHLATMENKPHAISVLMSMGCKLLYNVLDMSAIDYAIYYKYPEAALAMVTHEERANEVMALRSDKHPCVTLALIASMPKVFEAVQDKCITKANCKKDSKSFYIKYSFAFLQCPFMFAKIDEKTGESITTASPIPLPALNTMVTHGRVELLAHPLSQKYLQMKWNSYGKYFHLANLLIYSIFLVFVTIYSSLMMNNIELKAGDNKTMSQYCNMGWERLTMNLSQNPAVASQIRLDSCEERINRTTAILFCAVVIVVYILLNSMRELIQIYQQKVHYILETVNLISWVLYISALVMVTPAFQPDGGINTIHYSAASIAVFLSWFRLLLFLQRFDQVGIYVVMFLEILQTLIKVLMVFSILIIAFGLAFYILLSKIIDPQPNHLSFSNIPMSLLRTFSMMLGELDFVGTYVNTYYRDQLKVPMTSFLILSVFMILMPILLMNLLIGLAVGDIESVRRNAQLKRLAMQVVLHTELERKLPHVWLQRVDKMELIEYPNETKCKLGFCDFILRKWFSNPFTEDSSMDVISFDNNDDYINAELERQRRKLRDISRMLEQQHQLVRLIVQKMEIKTEADDVDEGISPNELRSVVGLRSAGGNRWNSPRVRNKLRAALSFNKSM; this comes from the exons ATGCCCAAGCTCTACAACGGCGTCTACAGCGGCCAGTGCGGCGCCCTCTCACCACCTGACCTCATGGAGGCCCAACCCAAGCTGCTGCCCAAGCcaaggagcaacagcagcggcagcaccGGTCGAAACAGCAAG TATTGGATATTTTCAATGATAATCGAGCGCAGCGCGGGTCCCAAGCGGCTGGAAATCGATGGCGATGATGCGGACACGCCGCTGGAGGCCATCCTGCCAGCCGAGCCGCCGGCGGAGGTCTGCCTCTTGCGTGACAGCCCCTTCAGGATACTGCGG GCGGCCGAGTCCGGAAACCTTGACGACTTCAAGCGACTCTTCATGGCGGACAACTCGCGCATTGCTTTAAAGGATGCGAAAGGACGAACGGCTGCCCATCAGGCGGCTGCCCGTAATAGGGTTAACATTCTGCGGTACATTCGCGACCAGAATGGCG ACTTTAATGCGAAGGATAATGCCGGCAATACGCCGCTGCACATCGCCGTCGAGTGCGATGCCTACGATGCTCTGGACTATCTATTGTCCAT CCCAGTGGATACGGGCGTGCTGAACGAGAAGAAGCAGGCCCCAGTGCACCTGGCCACCGAGCTGAACAAGGTGAAGTCCCTGCGGGTGATGGGTCAGTACCGCAATGTCATCGATATCCAGCAGGGCGGCGAACATGGACGCACTGCTCTGCACTTGGCCGCCATCTACGATCACGAGGAGTGCGCTCGCATCCTG ATAACTGAGTTCGATGCATGCCCACGTAAGCCCTGTAACAATGGTTATTATCCCATACACGAAGCGGCCAAGAATGCCAGCTCCAAGACAATGGAGGTCTTCTTCCAG TGGGGCGAGCAGCGCGGCTGCACCCGCGAGGAGATGATATCCTTCTACGACTCGGAGGGCAATGTGCCGCTCCATTCGGCTGTCCATGGTGGCGACATCAAGGCTGTGGAGCTGTGCCTCAAGTCCGGCGCCAAGATATCCACGCAGCAACACGATCTCTCGACGCCAGTGCACCTGGCTTGTGCCCAG GGAGCCATCGACATTGTGAAGCTCATGTTCGAGATGCAGCCCATGGAGAAGCGACTCTGTCTGAGTTGCACGGACGTGCAGAAGATGACGCCGCTGCACTGCGCCTCCATGTTCGATCATCCGGACATCGTGTCCTATCTGGTGGCCGAGGGAGCGGACATCAATGCCCTGGACAAGGAGCATCGCTCTCCTTTGCTCCTGGCGGCATCGCGAAGTGGTTGGAAAACAG TCCACCTCCTTATCCGTTTAGGGGCGTGCATAAGTGTCAAGGACGCCGCCGCCCGCAATGTGCTGCACTTCGTCATCATGAACGGCGGTCGGCTGACGGACTTCGCCGAGCAGGTGGCCAACTGCCAGACGCAGGCGCAGCTCAAGCTGCTGCTCAACGAGAAGGACAGCATGGGCTGCTCGCCGCTGCACTACGCCAGTCGGGATGGGCACATCCGGTCGCTGGAGAATCTCATTCGACTGGGCGCCTGCATCAATCtgaagaacaacaacaacgagagTCCGCTGCACTTTGCCGCTCGCTACGGAAGGTACAATACGGTGCGGCAGCTGCTGGACTCCGAGAAGGGATCGTTCATCATCAACGAGAGTGACGGTGCTGGGATGACGCCACTGCACATATCCTCGCAGCAAGGACACACTCGAgtggtgcagctgctgctcaaTCGTGGAGCTCTGCTGCATCGGGACCACACCGGACGCAATCCTCTCCAGCTGGCGGCCATGTCCGGTTACACCGAGACCATCGAGCTGCTGCACTCGGTGCACTCGCATCTGCTCGATCAGGTGGACAAGGATGGG AATACCGCTCTCCACCTGGCCACCATGGAGAATAAGCCCCATGCGATCTCCGTGCTGATGTCAATGGGCTGTAAGCTGCTCTACAACGTTCTGGACATGAGTGCCATTGACTATGCCATCTACTACAAGTATCCGGAGGCTGCCCTGGCCATGGTCACCCATGAGGAGCGAGCTAACGAGGTGATGGCTCTGCGCTCGGACAAGCATCCGTGCGTCACCCTGGCGCTGATTGCCTCCATGCCCAAGGTATTCGAAGCGGTGCAGGACAAGTGCATCACCAAGGCCAACTGCAAGAAGGACTCGAAGAGCTTCTAC ATCAAGTACTCTTTCGCATTCTTGCAATGCCCCTTTATGTTTGCCAAGATCGATGAGAAAACCGGAGAGTCGATTACGACCGCCAGTCCCATTCCGTTGCCGGCTTTGAAT ACCATGGTTACCCATGGCAGGGTGGAGCTGCTGGCCCATCCGCTCAGCCAGAAGTATCTGCAGATGAAGTGGAACTCGTACGGCAAGTACTTTCACCTGGCCAACCTGCTGATCTACTCGATATTCCTGGTCTTTGTGACCATCTACTCCTCGCTGATGATGAACAACATTGAATTGAAGGCTGGGGACAACAAGACGATGAGTCAGTACTGCAACATGGG GTGGGAGCGGCTGACCATGAATCTCTCCCAGAACCCGGCGGTAGCATCCCAGATTCGTTTGGATTCCTGTGAAGAGCGCATAAATAGAACCACTGCGATACTCTTCTGTGCGGTGGTCATCGTGGTCTATATACTGCTCAACTCGATGCGGGAACTTATACAGATATACCAGCAGAAAGTGCACTATATCCTGGAGACGGTTAACTTGATATCCTGGGTGCTGTACATCTCGGCCTTGGTGATGGTAACGCCGGCATTTCAGCCGGATGGCGGAATCAATACCATCCATTACTCGGCCGCTTCAATCGCCGTGTTTCTGTCCTGGTTCCGATTGCTCCTGTTCCTGCAAAGATTCGACCAGGTCGGCATCTATGTGGTCATGTTCTTGGAGATTCTGCAGACGCTCATCAAAGTGCTGATGGTGTTCTCCATACTGATAATAGCCTTCGGCTTGGCTTTTTATATACTACTTTCGAAG ATTATTGACCCCCAACCGAACCACTTGTCCTTCTCCAACATACCCATGTCCTTGCTGCGCACTTTCTCAATGATGCTGGGCGAGCTGGACTTTGTGGGCACCTATGTGAACACCTACTATCGGGATCAGTTGAAGGTGCCCATGACCTCGTTCTTGATCTTGA GCGTCTTTATGATCCTTATGCCCATTCTGCTGATGAACTTGCTCATCGGTTTGGCCGTCGGCGATATTGAGTCAGTGCGTCGCAATGCCCAGCTTAAGAGGCTGGCCATGCAGGTGGTGCTCCACACAGAGCTGGAGAGGAAGCTGCCCCATGTCTGGCTGCAGCGAGTGGACAAAATGGAGCTGATTGAGTATCCCAATGAAACCAAGTGCAAGCTCGGCTTCTGCGACTTCATCCTACGCAAGTGGTTCTCGAATCCGTTCACCGAGGATT CCTCCATGGACGTCATATCCTTCGACAACAACGATGACTACATCAATGCGGAATTGGAACGGCAGCGGCGAAAGTTGCGCGACATTAGTCGAATGCTGGAGCAACAGCACCAGCTGGTGCGGCTCATTGTCCAAAAGATGGAGATCAAGACGGAGGCGGATGACGTGGACGAGGGTATATCGCCAAATGAGCTGCGCTCCGTTGTCGGCCTCAGATCGGCGGGCGGAAATCGATGGAACTCACCACGAGTCCGGAATAAACTACGAGCCGCTTTGAGCTTCAACAAGAGCATGTAG
- the LOC6532646 gene encoding transient receptor potential cation channel subfamily A member 1 isoform X2: MPKLYNGVYSGQCGALSPPDLMEAQPKLLPKPRSNSSGSTGRNSKYWIFSMIIERSAGPKRLEIDGDDADTPLEAILPAEPPAEVCLLRDSPFRILRAAESGNLDDFKRLFMADNSRIALKDAKGRTAAHQAAARNRVNILRYIRDQNGDFNAKDNAGNTPLHIAVECDAYDALDYLLSIPVDTGVLNEKKQAPVHLATELNKVKSLRVMGQYRNVIDIQQGGEHGRTALHLAAIYDHEECARILITEFDACPRKPCNNGYYPIHEAAKNASSKTMEVFFQWGEQRGCTREEMISFYDSEGNVPLHSAVHGGDIKAVELCLKSGAKISTQQHDLSTPVHLACAQGAIDIVKLMFEMQPMEKRLCLSCTDVQKMTPLHCASMFDHPDIVSYLVAEGADINALDKEHRSPLLLAASRSGWKTVHLLIRLGACISVKDAAARNVLHFVIMNGGRLTDFAEQVANCQTQAQLKLLLNEKDSMGCSPLHYASRDGHIRSLENLIRLGACINLKNNNNESPLHFAARYGRYNTVRQLLDSEKGSFIINESDGAGMTPLHISSQQGHTRVVQLLLNRGALLHRDHTGRNPLQLAAMSGYTETIELLHSVHSHLLDQVDKDGNTALHLATMENKPHAISVLMSMGCKLLYNVLDMSAIDYAIYYKYPEAALAMVTHEERANEVMALRSDKHPCVTLALIASMPKVFEAVQDKCITKANCKKDSKSFYIKYSFWPYQKTPEQIEAKRKEFNDPKWRPAPLAVVNTMVTHGRVELLAHPLSQKYLQMKWNSYGKYFHLANLLIYSIFLVFVTIYSSLMMNNIELKAGDNKTMSQYCNMGWERLTMNLSQNPAVASQIRLDSCEERINRTTAILFCAVVIVVYILLNSMRELIQIYQQKVHYILETVNLISWVLYISALVMVTPAFQPDGGINTIHYSAASIAVFLSWFRLLLFLQRFDQVGIYVVMFLEILQTLIKVLMVFSILIIAFGLAFYILLSKIIDPQPNHLSFSNIPMSLLRTFSMMLGELDFVGTYVNTYYRDQLKVPMTSFLILSVFMILMPILLMNLLIGLAVGDIESVRRNAQLKRLAMQVVLHTELERKLPHVWLQRVDKMELIEYPNETKCKLGFCDFILRKWFSNPFTEDSSMDVISFDNNDDYINAELERQRRKLRDISRMLEQQHQLVRLIVQKMEIKTEADDVDEGISPNELRSVVGLRSAGGNRWNSPRVRNKLRAALSFNKSM, encoded by the exons ATGCCCAAGCTCTACAACGGCGTCTACAGCGGCCAGTGCGGCGCCCTCTCACCACCTGACCTCATGGAGGCCCAACCCAAGCTGCTGCCCAAGCcaaggagcaacagcagcggcagcaccGGTCGAAACAGCAAG TATTGGATATTTTCAATGATAATCGAGCGCAGCGCGGGTCCCAAGCGGCTGGAAATCGATGGCGATGATGCGGACACGCCGCTGGAGGCCATCCTGCCAGCCGAGCCGCCGGCGGAGGTCTGCCTCTTGCGTGACAGCCCCTTCAGGATACTGCGG GCGGCCGAGTCCGGAAACCTTGACGACTTCAAGCGACTCTTCATGGCGGACAACTCGCGCATTGCTTTAAAGGATGCGAAAGGACGAACGGCTGCCCATCAGGCGGCTGCCCGTAATAGGGTTAACATTCTGCGGTACATTCGCGACCAGAATGGCG ACTTTAATGCGAAGGATAATGCCGGCAATACGCCGCTGCACATCGCCGTCGAGTGCGATGCCTACGATGCTCTGGACTATCTATTGTCCAT CCCAGTGGATACGGGCGTGCTGAACGAGAAGAAGCAGGCCCCAGTGCACCTGGCCACCGAGCTGAACAAGGTGAAGTCCCTGCGGGTGATGGGTCAGTACCGCAATGTCATCGATATCCAGCAGGGCGGCGAACATGGACGCACTGCTCTGCACTTGGCCGCCATCTACGATCACGAGGAGTGCGCTCGCATCCTG ATAACTGAGTTCGATGCATGCCCACGTAAGCCCTGTAACAATGGTTATTATCCCATACACGAAGCGGCCAAGAATGCCAGCTCCAAGACAATGGAGGTCTTCTTCCAG TGGGGCGAGCAGCGCGGCTGCACCCGCGAGGAGATGATATCCTTCTACGACTCGGAGGGCAATGTGCCGCTCCATTCGGCTGTCCATGGTGGCGACATCAAGGCTGTGGAGCTGTGCCTCAAGTCCGGCGCCAAGATATCCACGCAGCAACACGATCTCTCGACGCCAGTGCACCTGGCTTGTGCCCAG GGAGCCATCGACATTGTGAAGCTCATGTTCGAGATGCAGCCCATGGAGAAGCGACTCTGTCTGAGTTGCACGGACGTGCAGAAGATGACGCCGCTGCACTGCGCCTCCATGTTCGATCATCCGGACATCGTGTCCTATCTGGTGGCCGAGGGAGCGGACATCAATGCCCTGGACAAGGAGCATCGCTCTCCTTTGCTCCTGGCGGCATCGCGAAGTGGTTGGAAAACAG TCCACCTCCTTATCCGTTTAGGGGCGTGCATAAGTGTCAAGGACGCCGCCGCCCGCAATGTGCTGCACTTCGTCATCATGAACGGCGGTCGGCTGACGGACTTCGCCGAGCAGGTGGCCAACTGCCAGACGCAGGCGCAGCTCAAGCTGCTGCTCAACGAGAAGGACAGCATGGGCTGCTCGCCGCTGCACTACGCCAGTCGGGATGGGCACATCCGGTCGCTGGAGAATCTCATTCGACTGGGCGCCTGCATCAATCtgaagaacaacaacaacgagagTCCGCTGCACTTTGCCGCTCGCTACGGAAGGTACAATACGGTGCGGCAGCTGCTGGACTCCGAGAAGGGATCGTTCATCATCAACGAGAGTGACGGTGCTGGGATGACGCCACTGCACATATCCTCGCAGCAAGGACACACTCGAgtggtgcagctgctgctcaaTCGTGGAGCTCTGCTGCATCGGGACCACACCGGACGCAATCCTCTCCAGCTGGCGGCCATGTCCGGTTACACCGAGACCATCGAGCTGCTGCACTCGGTGCACTCGCATCTGCTCGATCAGGTGGACAAGGATGGG AATACCGCTCTCCACCTGGCCACCATGGAGAATAAGCCCCATGCGATCTCCGTGCTGATGTCAATGGGCTGTAAGCTGCTCTACAACGTTCTGGACATGAGTGCCATTGACTATGCCATCTACTACAAGTATCCGGAGGCTGCCCTGGCCATGGTCACCCATGAGGAGCGAGCTAACGAGGTGATGGCTCTGCGCTCGGACAAGCATCCGTGCGTCACCCTGGCGCTGATTGCCTCCATGCCCAAGGTATTCGAAGCGGTGCAGGACAAGTGCATCACCAAGGCCAACTGCAAGAAGGACTCGAAGAGCTTCTAC ATAAAATATTCGTTTTGGCCCTACCAAAAGACACCCGAACAGATTGAGGCCAAGCGCAAAGAGTTCAATGACCCCAAGTGGCGACCCGCGCCTTTGGCAGTGGTGAAC ACCATGGTTACCCATGGCAGGGTGGAGCTGCTGGCCCATCCGCTCAGCCAGAAGTATCTGCAGATGAAGTGGAACTCGTACGGCAAGTACTTTCACCTGGCCAACCTGCTGATCTACTCGATATTCCTGGTCTTTGTGACCATCTACTCCTCGCTGATGATGAACAACATTGAATTGAAGGCTGGGGACAACAAGACGATGAGTCAGTACTGCAACATGGG GTGGGAGCGGCTGACCATGAATCTCTCCCAGAACCCGGCGGTAGCATCCCAGATTCGTTTGGATTCCTGTGAAGAGCGCATAAATAGAACCACTGCGATACTCTTCTGTGCGGTGGTCATCGTGGTCTATATACTGCTCAACTCGATGCGGGAACTTATACAGATATACCAGCAGAAAGTGCACTATATCCTGGAGACGGTTAACTTGATATCCTGGGTGCTGTACATCTCGGCCTTGGTGATGGTAACGCCGGCATTTCAGCCGGATGGCGGAATCAATACCATCCATTACTCGGCCGCTTCAATCGCCGTGTTTCTGTCCTGGTTCCGATTGCTCCTGTTCCTGCAAAGATTCGACCAGGTCGGCATCTATGTGGTCATGTTCTTGGAGATTCTGCAGACGCTCATCAAAGTGCTGATGGTGTTCTCCATACTGATAATAGCCTTCGGCTTGGCTTTTTATATACTACTTTCGAAG ATTATTGACCCCCAACCGAACCACTTGTCCTTCTCCAACATACCCATGTCCTTGCTGCGCACTTTCTCAATGATGCTGGGCGAGCTGGACTTTGTGGGCACCTATGTGAACACCTACTATCGGGATCAGTTGAAGGTGCCCATGACCTCGTTCTTGATCTTGA GCGTCTTTATGATCCTTATGCCCATTCTGCTGATGAACTTGCTCATCGGTTTGGCCGTCGGCGATATTGAGTCAGTGCGTCGCAATGCCCAGCTTAAGAGGCTGGCCATGCAGGTGGTGCTCCACACAGAGCTGGAGAGGAAGCTGCCCCATGTCTGGCTGCAGCGAGTGGACAAAATGGAGCTGATTGAGTATCCCAATGAAACCAAGTGCAAGCTCGGCTTCTGCGACTTCATCCTACGCAAGTGGTTCTCGAATCCGTTCACCGAGGATT CCTCCATGGACGTCATATCCTTCGACAACAACGATGACTACATCAATGCGGAATTGGAACGGCAGCGGCGAAAGTTGCGCGACATTAGTCGAATGCTGGAGCAACAGCACCAGCTGGTGCGGCTCATTGTCCAAAAGATGGAGATCAAGACGGAGGCGGATGACGTGGACGAGGGTATATCGCCAAATGAGCTGCGCTCCGTTGTCGGCCTCAGATCGGCGGGCGGAAATCGATGGAACTCACCACGAGTCCGGAATAAACTACGAGCCGCTTTGAGCTTCAACAAGAGCATGTAG